A genomic region of Daphnia carinata strain CSIRO-1 chromosome 5, CSIRO_AGI_Dcar_HiC_V3, whole genome shotgun sequence contains the following coding sequences:
- the LOC130702788 gene encoding uncharacterized protein LOC130702788 codes for MDDEDDEWIGECLLVAGFITGIVVITLCISVYYICCHCPRQANRRKAKHAQQRRLRQPSVASTTVDCHESCHGTEYQPDGDIATQEFPSFVSIATQHNVESAPPPYYISEDDPPPPYSIDDASAEIITEKPASTN; via the exons ATGgatgacgaagacgacgaGTGGATAGGAGAGTGTCTTTTAGTGGCTGGTTTCATCACTGGTATCGTCGTGATCACGCTCTGCATCTCCGTTTATTACATCTGTTGTCATTGCCCGAGACAAGCGAATCGCCGCAAAGCCAAACACGCTCAACAGCGGCGACTCCGACAGCCATCCGTTGCTTCAACGACTGTTGATTGTCACGAAAGTTGTCACGGAACTGAATATCAGCCGGACGGCGATATCGCGACGCAagaatttccttcttttgtttccataGCGACGCAACACAACGTCGAAAGTGCACCGCCACCGTATTACATCAGTGAAGATGATCCCCCACCGCCGTATTCAATCGATGACGCATCCGCTGAAATCATTACTGAG AAACCGGCGAGTACTAACTAG
- the LOC130702786 gene encoding uncharacterized protein LOC130702786, with product MAKKFVKLGSLEEIPSLRLILLGLVEAECIPYLERPKLIHNSKSHEKITSIEASPALISCRRSRVWLSLRITKHILHCDPDRALNFRNYRTRHPKSCLNNLTELAISSVIRPRVGRCLAARRLERPADLYALLKSTSSGDGVDLDRYCPSCTHSLITMATVQYTQYCQLYPAVHEWRVIINPL from the exons atggCAAAGAAGTTTGTGAAATTGGGTTCGCTTGAAGAAATCCCTTCATTGAGGCTTATTTTACTCGGATTGGTTGAGGCTGAATGCATCCCCTATCTTGAACGACCAAAACTTATTCACAATTCAAAAAGTCATGAGAAAATCACCTCCATAGAA GCTAGTCCAGCACTCATATCATGTAGAAGATCCCGAGTTTGGCTCAGTTTGCGGATAACCAAACATATATTGCATTGTGATCCAGATCGGGCGTTAAACTTCCGGAATTACAGAACTCGACACCCGAAAAGCTGTTTGAACAACCTGACAGAATTAGCCATAAGCTCTGTCATTCGACCGAGAGTCGGTAGATGTCTCGCAGCAAGACGATTGGAACGGCCGGCTGATTTGTACGCTTTGCTAAAGAGCACCTCAA GTGGAGACGGAGTAGATTTGGACAGGTATTGCCCAAGCTGCACCCATTCTCTGATCACCATGGCAACCGTACAGTACACACAGTATTGTCAACTCTATCCGGCAGTACATGAATGGCGTGTTATTATCAATCCATTGTAA